TGCAACGCGCTCACGCATCCTTTCACTTCTAGATGAAGTCGGCATTGACGCGCGAGGATACGCAATTGTACAGCAGGGAAAAATCGCGCAACTCGTTGACATGACCGATAAAGAACGTCTTACTATTGTTTCAGATATTTCAGGCATTTCCTCATATGAAGAGCGAAAACAAAAAGCCCTTGGCGAGCTTGAAAAAGTTGAGAAAAAATTAGGAGATGCCAAACTGATTTTGCGCGAAAAAGAAAACCGGCTCAAAGACATTGAGCGGGAAAAACGTCAAGCAGAACGCTATAATGACCTGGTTTTGCGCGCAAAAACCCTTAAAGCAAGCATGATTGACCGCGACCTTAAAATCGCAATTGAAGAAACACAAAGTATACAAGAATCAATCACGCGCATGGTTGAGCGAAAGGATGAGGTGTTTAAAGATATTGAACAACTCAACCAACTCATCGCGTCAATGAATGATGAACTGCACACACTTGACGCAGAAATTCTTAAAATGGGCGTGCAGGACCGGGCAAAAATTGGCGACGAGCTTGACGCGCTGCGCGCCAAAAAAGCAGACACGCGCGCAAACATGCTCTCAGCCCAGCGTGAAGTCAAAAAAATTGAGGAACGCAAAAAAGATTTGGAAAAAAACGTGAGCCTTAACAGACAAAACCTTACGGTAATTGAGCGCGAGAGTTCAAAACTGAGAAACGTGTTAACAGAAAAAGAAAAACGCCTTGACGAGCTTGAACATTCTGACGCCATAAAAAGTCAGGACCACGCATTTGAATTACAGCTCAAATTCAACTCTATTTCAAATGATATTATCAACAAACGAAGTAAAAACGCAAGAGTAGGGCGACTCAGCGAATACCGCGAAAAACGCGAAAAACTCAAACAAGAAAAAGATGAGCATGAAAAAAATAAAAACCGGCTTGACCATGAACTCTCAACAAAGCTTGACCGCGAATCAAACACCATCGCAGAATTGCGCGACATTCGTGAAACTATTGAAAAACTTGCAAAAGAACTCAACACCCTTGAAATCAGAAAAAACGCGTACCAAAAAAGCCTTGACTACGCAATACGGCGCATTCTTGAAAACAAAGACCAGTTTGGCGGCATTCACGGCACGGTTGGTTCATTATACTCTGTTCCTGAACGCTACGCATTAAGTGTACAAGTCGCGCTTGGCGGGGCGCGAAACCACGTGGTTGTTGAGCATGAAAATATTGCAAAAGAGTGCATTGAGTTTCTTAAAAAGAATAAGATTGGCGTTGCCACGTTCCTGCCTCTTAACAAGATTCGCGCAAAAGACGTGCAACGCTTTGTAAAAGAAGAAGGGGTTATTGGCTATGCTATTGACCTTATTGACTTTGACAAAAAATATTGGAACATCTTCTCTCACACGCTTTTTGACACAATTATTGTAGAAAATTTTGAAACAGCAAAACGCGTTGGCTTCAACCGCAACCCTATGGTCACGCGTGATGGAGACTATATTAGCAGAAGCGGAAGCGTGAGCGGAGGGTATCGAAACACAATTAGAAAACAGCAAACAAACAGGAACGTTGATGAACGCGCACAGACGGTCAAACAAGAACTGGCAACACTGCGCGAAAAACACTACGAATTAAACGAGCAAAAAGACGCGCTTACAAACAGCATTATAGATGTGCGCGAACAGCGAAGCGTGCTTGACTCGCGAATCAGCACCCTACACGCGGATATTAATGAACTCAATGATTTGCTTAAGGGCATTGACGAGCAGGACGCGCTTTTAAAAGACATTGAGAAACTTGAAATTGAAAAAGCAAAAATAGAAAAAGAACTCAAAACCGTTTCAAAACAAGCAAACAGCGCGCAACTAACTGAACTTGAAAGCCTGCGCGATGAAGTCAACACCATAAAAATCAGTCTTGCAAGCTATGATGCAAAACTCGAAAACGTGCACAAACCAGAGCGGGAAAACCTTGCGCGCGTCATAAAACAAAATGAGGAAGAAAAAGAACAATTCAAAAAAGACATCAAATACTTAAGCAAAGAACACGACGAACTTGACAAAAAAATTGCAAAAAAACAAGACGCGTACAATAAAATTGATGACTCTATAAAAAACGTGTACGCAAAAAAGACGCGCATGCAAAAAAAGATTGAGCGCGAA
Above is a genomic segment from archaeon CG10_big_fil_rev_8_21_14_0_10_43_11 containing:
- the smc gene encoding chromosome segregation protein SMC → MVHIKKMTFQGFKSFNKKLDVEMPYGMVCIAGANGSGKSNVFDAIGFVLGELSSKSLRTENLSSLIYNGGHQGKEASRAKVEIIFDNSDNKISVDEKEVRVSREVNKQGQGTYRINGQLATRSRILSLLDEVGIDARGYAIVQQGKIAQLVDMTDKERLTIVSDISGISSYEERKQKALGELEKVEKKLGDAKLILREKENRLKDIEREKRQAERYNDLVLRAKTLKASMIDRDLKIAIEETQSIQESITRMVERKDEVFKDIEQLNQLIASMNDELHTLDAEILKMGVQDRAKIGDELDALRAKKADTRANMLSAQREVKKIEERKKDLEKNVSLNRQNLTVIERESSKLRNVLTEKEKRLDELEHSDAIKSQDHAFELQLKFNSISNDIINKRSKNARVGRLSEYREKREKLKQEKDEHEKNKNRLDHELSTKLDRESNTIAELRDIRETIEKLAKELNTLEIRKNAYQKSLDYAIRRILENKDQFGGIHGTVGSLYSVPERYALSVQVALGGARNHVVVEHENIAKECIEFLKKNKIGVATFLPLNKIRAKDVQRFVKEEGVIGYAIDLIDFDKKYWNIFSHTLFDTIIVENFETAKRVGFNRNPMVTRDGDYISRSGSVSGGYRNTIRKQQTNRNVDERAQTVKQELATLREKHYELNEQKDALTNSIIDVREQRSVLDSRISTLHADINELNDLLKGIDEQDALLKDIEKLEIEKAKIEKELKTVSKQANSAQLTELESLRDEVNTIKISLASYDAKLENVHKPERENLARVIKQNEEEKEQFKKDIKYLSKEHDELDKKIAKKQDAYNKIDDSIKNVYAKKTRMQKKIEREVQRIQEKQDKTREYDQKILAKNMKLAEKNERKRGLQEQLQDFENTEIIRIVNLEDRKNELKELEKEISNAGPINQKALEMYDAIKTEYDSVFERFSVLDGERGDVLIMIDEIEKRKARTFLKTFTGIAKNFARVFEDLTGGEGYLDLTNTENPLEGGVDIRVRTSAEKKLTHLRSLSGGEKSITALALLFAIQEHTPTPFYVLDEIDAALDKENSEKLARLLKKYSDQAQMIVISHNDAVISVSDYLYGVSMNKLGESSVVGVKLP